GGTCCGGGAGAAAAGAATCCGGCCGCGCTCGCCGATCTGGCCGAGCATATGCAAGCCGCGCCTGCGAAACGCGCCGGCTCCGCCGCCACGCTGGCCGCGGCCACCGCGCAATCGCTCACGCCGAATCCCACGGCTCGCGACGCCGATTCATTCACGCGCGCCGCCAATGCAAGCGGCTCGATCGTCATTCCGGGCGCGAGCGAACCGCCGACCGCGCCGCAAATGATCCGCACCAATTTCAGGCCCGACGCCAACGGCGTCGTGACGATTCCCGCGCCGGGCAGCGCCAATGCCAACGCCATGGACGGCGTCGTACGGGCCAATGTCGTGCCGGGTTCGCGTCAGGTGGTTCCGGTCGTGGTGACGCCCGCGCCGCAGGTCAATGGCGCTCGGCAAGCCGCAGGCGCTCAGCCGGTGGCCGCCAATGTGCCGCTCAACGCAGCCGCTGGGGCATCCACGGTGGCAGGTTTCGACAGTTTGGCGTCGCGCGGTGAGCCGCCGCAGTTGGGCGCGAGCGGCAAGCCGGTCGTGACCCGTGCCGCTGTCGCACCAGTTGCAACGGCTGCGCCTACGCCCGCGCCGGCCACCATCGCCCGCACGCCGACCATGCGGCAAGTCGCCCCGGCCGTCGCGCAACAGAATCTGCGCCCCGCGACACTCGCGCCAGCCGCACCGCTACCCGGCCAGCAGGATTCGGAAGCGATCCGCAGCGCCGCGCTTGCGTTCCTGCAGCAGCAGTCCGCCGGCTTGCCCGGCAAGGTCGATATCACCGTGGCGCCGGCGTTTCCGCGCGGTCTCGCAGACTGCACGATGCTCGAACCGTTCATGCCGAGCGGCGCGCGCCTGTGGGGCCGCATGACCGTCGGCGTGCGCTGCGCGGGCGAGCGTCCGTGGACCATTTATCTGCAGGCGCGCATCTCGCTGCATGCCACCTACTATCTGGCCGCCCGTGCGATGGCGCCGGGCGAAGTGCTCACCGCCGCCGACCTCGTCGCGCGTGACGGCGACCTGACCGGCTTGCCGCAAGCCATCGTCACGGACCCGTCGCAGGCGGTCGGCTCGGTCACGCTTACGCGGGTCGCCGGCGGCATGCCGCTGCGCCGCGACATGCTGAAAAGCGCGTCGGCGGTATCGATCGGACAGACGGTGCGGGTCGTGGCGGCCGGCGACGGTTTCGCGATTTCGGCGGAAGGCAGCGCGATGAACAACGCGTCACCGGGCCAGCAGGTGCGGGTCAAGACGGCCAACGGCCAGATCATTTCCGGCATCGTGAAAGATGGCTCGACCGTGGAGATTCAGCTGTGAACCGCTACGGCGCGCACGCCA
The nucleotide sequence above comes from Paraburkholderia aromaticivorans. Encoded proteins:
- the flgA gene encoding flagellar basal body P-ring formation chaperone FlgA; protein product: MDQPTFDPTHRANCAAAHRVGAGAGVARRVARAASRLLTRLVVSLAVWVAGGIVLLPASTQAQEAGGPIVIPGPGEKNPAALADLAEHMQAAPAKRAGSAATLAAATAQSLTPNPTARDADSFTRAANASGSIVIPGASEPPTAPQMIRTNFRPDANGVVTIPAPGSANANAMDGVVRANVVPGSRQVVPVVVTPAPQVNGARQAAGAQPVAANVPLNAAAGASTVAGFDSLASRGEPPQLGASGKPVVTRAAVAPVATAAPTPAPATIARTPTMRQVAPAVAQQNLRPATLAPAAPLPGQQDSEAIRSAALAFLQQQSAGLPGKVDITVAPAFPRGLADCTMLEPFMPSGARLWGRMTVGVRCAGERPWTIYLQARISLHATYYLAARAMAPGEVLTAADLVARDGDLTGLPQAIVTDPSQAVGSVTLTRVAGGMPLRRDMLKSASAVSIGQTVRVVAAGDGFAISAEGSAMNNASPGQQVRVKTANGQIISGIVKDGSTVEIQL